The sequence below is a genomic window from Deinococcus humi.
CACCGGGGCGGCGCGGGTTCGTAATCCCGGTGGCGCGAACGTGACCCGCACGGTGCAAAGCGGAGCGCGGGCCAGCCTGAACAAGAGCGTGGAGGCCGGGGCACAGAACTACCAGGTCACCCTAGTCTTCACCGTGGACAGCACCCTGGAAAATGTCCGCCTGATCGATCCGCTGCCCACCGGCGGCGGCCAGCCCAGTGTGCGCGGCCCGCTGCAACTGCAGGGCCCCAGCCTGGCCAACGTCCAGCCGCGCGTGGACGGCGACGCCATTCTGCTGAGCCGCGTGATTCCCGGCACCTACACCCTGACCTATACGCTGTTCAGCGATCTGCCCGCTGACCGCGTGGTCACCGCACCGGACCTGGGCTGGTAGGAGGCGAGGCAGGTGAAAGCGCACGGGCACGACTGAAAATGAGGCGTTTGCCCCAGCCACAGCGGGTGATTCCGGTTAACATGGGGGCATGAAACTCAACCGGGGCCTGTGGTGCGGTCTGATGCTGGGCAGCCTCGGCCTGATGGGCTGCGGTTCGCTGGGGAGTGCCCCCACGCCGGCGGCCGGGGACCTGCTGGGGGCACCGGCCACCCTGAATCTGGGCGGACAGGTGCTGCGACTCACCGCAAACCCGCAACTGTCGCAGGAGATGAACCGTTTCCGCGTGCGGGTCGCCGTGAAGGCCAGTGGCCCGGCCACCCGCGCCGCCGCGCCCGCCACCTTGAAAGTCACGGGCTTATACGTGGTCACGCCTTCGGGCCTGTGGCAGTCGCCTCAGCTAAACGACGTCTCTCAGGCGCGCAACTGCCTCGCCAGCATCTGCGCCCAGGGTAGCGGGGGGGCGAGCGGCTTTGCGGCGGGCGACGACGTGCGGGTGATTGCCCAGTTGAAGGACGCCAGCGGTCGGACCTACTGGCTGCGCGATGCCCAGAGCCGCAACGTCGTGGCCCAGCCGCTGGTCCGCTGACCAGTCTGCAGCCCTACTCCTGATCGTCGTAATGGTGGAGCAGTTCAGCGTCCGGATCCCCGGCGGGGCGGTGGTGACGGGCCACCAGATCGGCCACTCTCGGTCTGGCCCCGGCGCGGGTCAGCAGAGCGGCGCCCAGTTCCGGGTGCTGCGCACGGATGCCCAGCGCCCCCAGCGGCGGCAGCAGCCGGGCCAGTCGGGTGGGCACCAGCCCCACCAGCACACGCTCAGCCACGTGATAGGGGCGCACGCTCTTGCCGCAGTCGTGCAGCAGAGCAGCGGCCACCAGTTCCGGATCAGCCGCCGGATGTTCGCGCAACAGGTGCAGGGTCACGCGGCAGGCGTGTTCGCGGTCACGGGGGTCCATCCCCTGGTACACCCGCCCCTCGCCTGGGGTGAGCAAGGACACGGCCCAGGCGTCGTCGGGGTGGGCGTCCCCGGCGCGCACACTACGCGCCAGCCGCCGTGCCTTGGCTGCATAGCCCAGCGCCCGGCGTCCCACACGGTCAGACAGGCGTCGGGAAGTCATGAGCGGCAGGATAGAGGAAGGCGGCCTGCCAGAGAAAGCATCAAAAGAATGGGAGGCCAGCCCGGTCAGCCGCCTCCCACCCCTTCAAGCCACGACGTTCAGTCCGCTGCCGTCTCTTCTCCGGCCACTTCCAGGGCGGCCAGGGCACGTTCGGCGCTCATGGCCGCGCGGGTGCCGGCGCCGACGCTGGTGCCCAGCTGACGGTAGATGTAGTCGCTGACGTCCCCGGCAGCAAAGAGCAGCGGCACACTGGTGTAGATCTCGTCGGTCACGTCCACATAGCCGTCCTCACGCAGCTTGAGGGTGTCCTTGAGGAAGTCGGTGTTGGGCACGTGGCCGATAAAGACGAACACGCCGTCAACCGCCATGTCCTGCGTCTCGCCGGTTTTGAGGTTCTTGAGGCGCACGCCGCTGACCGCCCCGTCGCCCTGGATCTCCTCGACGGCGGTGTCCCAGATGAACTTCATCTTAGGATTGGCAAACGCCCGGGCCTGCGCCACCTTGTTGGCCCGCAGGGTGTCTCTGCGGTGGATCAGCGTGACCTCATCGGCGAATTTGGTCAGGAACAGCCCCTCCTCCACCGCAGCGTCCCCGCCGCCGATCACCACCACTTTCTTGCCCCGGTAGAAGAAGCCGTCACAGGTGGCGCAGGTGCTGACACCCCGGCCCCAGAATTCTTCTTCGCCGGGGACATTCAGGCGTTTAGGGTTCGCGCCAGTCGCCAGAATCACGCTCTTGGCGCGGTAGTTACCGCCGTAGCCCTTGACCACGAAGGGATAGTGATGATCGCCGGTCTGCTCGATGGCCTCGACCTCGTCCATCTCAATCTTGCCGCCGAACTTCTCGGCCTGCTGCTGCATTCTGGACGCGAGTTCCATGCCGCTGATCGGTTCGGGGAAGCCGGGGTAGTTCTCGACTTCCTCGGTCTGGGCGATCTGGCCGCCGGGCAGCCCCTTTTCCAGAATCAGGGTGCTGAGGCTGGCGCGGCCCGTATAAATGGCCGCTGTCAGCCCAGCGGGACCACCGCCGACGATGACGACATCATAGTCCTGGGTTTGCGGAAGGGTACTGGTCATATGAGAAGCGTACCACCGCCCACTCGCGGCGTTGGTTAAGCACGCACAGTTTACTTTTTAAAGCATCAAGCCCTGCCTTTAGCGGGCCGTCACAGGCACGTTCAGCGTCACCCGCTTGCCATCCGGCAGGGAGACGTCCGCGCTGCGGTACAGCACCTTGCCAGTCCTGTCCGCGATCATGGCGCGAACGGCGTACTTGTGCGCGGCGTTCAGGCGAACCGGGTTGTAGACCATCTGGTACGGAGTGGAGAGGCGGGTGGTGCCGAATTCAATGTCCACCAGCGCTTTGGCGGCGGTCAGGTCGACCAGACTCACCATGATCCGGCCACCCGCAGGCAGGCGCAGGCCCTCGCTGGGGCCGGTCACGCGACCCCTGACCTCGCGGTAGCCGCTGGGGATAGACTCGGCATCGTAATCGTTCCCGGAGGTGCTGACAGGGGCTGCCGGAGAGGTGGCTGCCGGCTTGATCGGCGTTAGGGTCACGCCGCCGATCGTGGTCTGAGCCAGGGCCGGGGACACGAGCAACAGGCCAGAAACGGCGACATAGAGGGAACGGGAAATAGAACGGTTCATGCCTTTATGGTGGGGGATGAGGCTGATCTCTTCGTGACCGGAGGTTCATTCAATCCTGAGCGGTCGCGGCGAATGCCTCAAAAAATACGCTTGAATACTCGCATGCCCATCTCTTCCCCGCTTCTTGACCACGGCGACGCGACCGCGCATCTGAGCCGTGATCCCACCATGCGTGAGCTGATCCTCCGAAACGGGGAGTTGCCTCTGCTGACCCCTACGCCTGATCCCTTCGGCACGCTGATCCGCAACGTGAACGGCCAGCAACTCAGCGTGAAGGCCGCCGCCAGCA
It includes:
- the trxB gene encoding thioredoxin-disulfide reductase → MTSTLPQTQDYDVVIVGGGPAGLTAAIYTGRASLSTLILEKGLPGGQIAQTEEVENYPGFPEPISGMELASRMQQQAEKFGGKIEMDEVEAIEQTGDHHYPFVVKGYGGNYRAKSVILATGANPKRLNVPGEEEFWGRGVSTCATCDGFFYRGKKVVVIGGGDAAVEEGLFLTKFADEVTLIHRRDTLRANKVAQARAFANPKMKFIWDTAVEEIQGDGAVSGVRLKNLKTGETQDMAVDGVFVFIGHVPNTDFLKDTLKLREDGYVDVTDEIYTSVPLLFAAGDVSDYIYRQLGTSVGAGTRAAMSAERALAALEVAGEETAAD
- a CDS encoding YbaY family lipoprotein → MNRSISRSLYVAVSGLLLVSPALAQTTIGGVTLTPIKPAATSPAAPVSTSGNDYDAESIPSGYREVRGRVTGPSEGLRLPAGGRIMVSLVDLTAAKALVDIEFGTTRLSTPYQMVYNPVRLNAAHKYAVRAMIADRTGKVLYRSADVSLPDGKRVTLNVPVTAR
- a CDS encoding HD domain-containing protein — its product is MTSRRLSDRVGRRALGYAAKARRLARSVRAGDAHPDDAWAVSLLTPGEGRVYQGMDPRDREHACRVTLHLLREHPAADPELVAAALLHDCGKSVRPYHVAERVLVGLVPTRLARLLPPLGALGIRAQHPELGAALLTRAGARPRVADLVARHHRPAGDPDAELLHHYDDQE